One genomic region from Alteromonas pelagimontana encodes:
- a CDS encoding DUF2987 domain-containing protein, producing the protein MKKLTFLLCAFLTFSSYAEVLNVEYSRFYSHVRKLNDEDTKALQFAFGFVRVGEGHLCKINDAKIVTQKQTLPLEVTSENRFTVPSEKVLKMAEAVVRIDLEEAANVCDMSVQLETKPEYLKTEYTAEELDMLLEQYRSFFNEMGSFLSFMMPSVEGLLFHFENGTLNTAPKDTPAINGGMLMLKTQWLEQKKSLSLPEKPLRITAIASKG; encoded by the coding sequence ATGAAAAAGCTAACTTTCTTACTCTGTGCTTTTTTAACCTTTTCAAGTTATGCGGAAGTGCTGAATGTTGAGTACAGTCGATTTTATAGTCATGTCAGAAAACTAAATGATGAAGATACCAAGGCACTTCAGTTTGCTTTCGGGTTTGTCCGGGTTGGGGAAGGGCATCTGTGCAAAATAAATGATGCAAAAATTGTTACCCAGAAACAGACACTACCGCTGGAAGTAACATCAGAAAACCGCTTTACCGTACCTTCAGAGAAAGTGCTGAAAATGGCAGAAGCAGTAGTCCGTATTGACCTTGAAGAGGCTGCCAATGTTTGCGATATGTCTGTACAGCTTGAAACCAAGCCTGAATATCTGAAGACGGAATATACCGCAGAAGAACTGGATATGTTACTTGAACAATATCGTTCGTTTTTTAACGAAATGGGAAGCTTCCTTTCCTTTATGATGCCTTCTGTAGAAGGGTTATTGTTCCACTTCGAAAACGGTACGTTAAACACCGCGCCAAAAGATACGCCTGCTATAAACGGCGGAATGCTGATGCTGAAAACGCAGTGGTTAGAACAGAAAAAATCATTGTCGTTACCCGAGAAGCCGCTGCGTATTACGGCTATTGCATCGAAGGGTTAG
- a CDS encoding glucosaminidase domain-containing protein, with translation MHKTETTKIVLITVAVLAVIVINAWILTNREPDILDVPETEQSDKPVPDFNAIDNVSKKKTTFFNYLRPEVEKQNEYLLSLRHYIQTLQRKVNSNEALSDDDKERIDWLVEEYAVEEDLDVDDQIAALLKKVDILPVELVLAQAANESAWGTSRFAQEGYNFFGLWCFKRGCGFVPSRRTKGADHEVAKFPNLSRATYTYMRNLNRHYAYRDLRNIRSTLRANQLPVTGVALAEGLLNYSERGVAYVEELQAMIRFNQEFLAE, from the coding sequence ATGCATAAAACAGAAACGACAAAAATTGTCTTAATTACCGTCGCTGTTCTCGCTGTTATTGTCATTAATGCCTGGATATTAACGAATCGCGAACCGGATATTCTTGATGTACCTGAAACTGAGCAATCAGATAAGCCGGTTCCCGATTTTAATGCAATTGATAACGTCAGCAAGAAGAAAACCACCTTCTTTAATTATTTGCGCCCGGAAGTCGAAAAGCAAAACGAATACCTGTTGTCGCTGCGCCATTATATTCAAACGTTACAACGGAAAGTGAATAGTAATGAAGCGCTTTCTGATGATGATAAGGAGCGTATAGACTGGCTGGTGGAAGAGTATGCCGTTGAAGAAGATTTGGATGTAGACGACCAGATAGCGGCACTTCTTAAAAAAGTTGATATTTTACCTGTCGAACTGGTACTGGCACAGGCGGCAAATGAATCCGCGTGGGGAACCAGTCGGTTCGCTCAGGAAGGGTACAATTTCTTCGGCTTGTGGTGTTTTAAGCGAGGCTGTGGTTTTGTTCCATCTCGCAGAACGAAGGGCGCGGATCACGAAGTCGCCAAGTTTCCGAATTTGTCCCGCGCTACTTACACGTATATGCGTAATTTGAACCGTCATTACGCTTACCGGGATCTGCGAAATATTCGCTCAACTTTAAGGGCAAATCAACTGCCCGTTACGGGTGTGGCACTGGCTGAAGGATTGTTAAATTATTCTGAACGTGGTGTGGCATATGTTGAAGAATTACAGGCAATGATTCGATTTAATCAGGAGTTTTTGGCCGAATGA
- a CDS encoding DUF2189 domain-containing protein: MNNHEQGRPPSSSPQNNLENALAGNYTFNVKDVFVRANRIVKAQIWQLVQACAVLFVVVAVMVSILMHQYSVSDLEQLSQTRRAVIDIVVILVMAPLTTGLMMVGVNAARGRSVAPFDIFRYLSMTVVLALAQLVISILVQLGLALLVLPGLYVFVATSFTLPLIAEKRMGVTSAMLLSCRVINKYLAGFATLFLIFAALLIISLLTFGIALIWVMPLYYVTLGVLYCDLFGEESVLTTSHLPKNESTFDA; encoded by the coding sequence TTGAATAATCATGAGCAGGGAAGACCGCCTTCTTCCTCCCCCCAAAACAATTTAGAAAATGCGCTGGCAGGCAATTATACGTTTAACGTAAAAGATGTTTTTGTCCGCGCCAACCGTATTGTTAAGGCACAGATCTGGCAATTGGTGCAGGCATGCGCCGTGCTCTTCGTTGTGGTCGCTGTGATGGTATCTATATTGATGCATCAGTATTCAGTAAGTGACTTAGAGCAGCTTAGCCAAACCCGAAGAGCGGTTATTGATATTGTGGTTATTTTAGTCATGGCACCACTTACCACTGGTTTAATGATGGTAGGCGTCAATGCCGCTCGAGGACGTTCAGTCGCCCCTTTTGATATTTTTCGTTATTTATCAATGACAGTTGTATTGGCATTGGCTCAGTTGGTAATTTCTATTCTGGTACAATTAGGTTTGGCATTACTGGTTTTGCCGGGCCTGTACGTTTTTGTCGCCACTTCCTTTACGTTACCGCTGATTGCAGAAAAACGCATGGGAGTGACTTCTGCAATGTTGCTTTCCTGTCGTGTGATTAATAAATATCTGGCTGGCTTTGCAACACTGTTTCTTATCTTTGCGGCGCTGTTAATCATCAGTTTGTTAACCTTTGGAATCGCGCTGATCTGGGTAATGCCGCTGTATTATGTCACTCTTGGGGTGCTGTATTGCGATCTTTTTGGTGAAGAATCTGTACTCACCACTTCGCATTTACCAAAAAATGAGTCGACGTTTGATGCATAA
- a CDS encoding LysE family translocator yields the protein MTPYIDEFITIAIIHLVAVASPGPDFAVVVRHSVTYGRRAALLTSIGIGLGILLHVGYSLIGLSVVIKTTPWLFRTISYLAAAYLVYLAIGALRSGPSSSPAVVGVDTKNKATMSDRKALWTGFLTNGLNPKATLFFLSVFTAIINIDTPFSIKLMYGIYLSVATGVWFCFLSYLLSSSKIAHLIGSKGYWLDRVMGVLLLGLAAKLVWL from the coding sequence ATGACACCGTACATCGATGAATTTATTACCATAGCCATTATTCACTTAGTTGCTGTTGCCAGTCCGGGGCCGGATTTTGCTGTTGTGGTGAGACACAGCGTGACTTATGGCCGCCGGGCCGCATTACTAACCAGCATCGGTATCGGGTTGGGTATCTTATTGCACGTCGGTTATTCTCTTATCGGATTAAGTGTGGTGATAAAAACCACGCCCTGGCTATTTCGCACAATTAGCTATCTGGCTGCCGCCTATCTGGTGTATCTGGCGATAGGTGCATTGCGAAGCGGGCCTTCATCTTCGCCCGCAGTAGTGGGTGTCGACACTAAAAATAAAGCGACAATGTCTGACAGGAAAGCCCTGTGGACGGGATTTCTCACCAACGGGCTTAATCCCAAAGCCACACTGTTTTTCCTTTCGGTGTTTACGGCAATCATTAATATTGATACCCCTTTTAGTATTAAATTGATGTACGGAATCTATTTATCAGTAGCGACAGGTGTATGGTTTTGCTTTCTTTCCTACTTATTAAGTTCCAGTAAAATTGCACATCTTATCGGATCAAAAGGATACTGGCTGGATAGGGTGATGGGGGTGTTACTTTTAGGGCTCGCGGCAAAATTGGTTTGGCTGTAG
- the cobB gene encoding Sir2 family NAD+-dependent deacetylase, giving the protein MRELPRIVVLTGAGVSAESGLKTFRDNNGLWEQHRVEEVATPEAFATNPALVYRFYNARREQLQQPEIAPNAAHIALAECEKALGDNFLLVTQNVDDLHERASSECVIHMHGQLLSARCCQSGKSHVWKTSFDADTHCPCCKPPARLRPNIVWFGEMPLRMEDIISALSNADIFIAIGTSGQVYPAAGFVQLAKDNGARTIELNLQPSDTITLFDESKQGLASEIVPAFLRELLEEWQYPRH; this is encoded by the coding sequence GTGAGAGAATTGCCAAGGATAGTTGTACTCACCGGTGCGGGTGTGTCAGCAGAGTCGGGTTTAAAGACGTTTCGGGATAATAACGGCCTGTGGGAACAACATCGCGTTGAAGAAGTCGCAACGCCTGAAGCGTTTGCCACAAATCCTGCTTTAGTTTACCGTTTTTATAACGCTCGACGGGAGCAGTTACAGCAACCGGAAATCGCCCCTAATGCAGCGCATATAGCGCTGGCTGAATGTGAAAAGGCCTTAGGTGATAATTTTCTTTTGGTAACGCAAAATGTGGATGACTTACATGAGCGGGCAAGCAGTGAGTGCGTTATTCATATGCACGGTCAACTTCTTTCTGCCCGATGTTGCCAAAGCGGGAAAAGTCATGTCTGGAAAACGTCCTTTGACGCTGATACTCACTGTCCTTGTTGCAAACCGCCAGCGCGGCTTCGACCAAACATCGTCTGGTTTGGCGAGATGCCATTGAGAATGGAAGATATTATAAGTGCGTTATCCAACGCCGATATTTTCATTGCTATAGGTACATCAGGACAAGTGTATCCTGCAGCAGGATTTGTTCAGTTGGCAAAAGACAACGGAGCAAGAACCATAGAATTAAATTTGCAACCCAGTGACACAATAACCTTGTTTGATGAATCGAAACAGGGGCTGGCTTCTGAAATTGTGCCAGCATTTTTACGCGAGTTACTGGAAGAGTGGCAGTATCCGAGACATTAA
- a CDS encoding sulfurtransferase → MKTALISVAELQQALVQEPLMILRALMKDPINGTADNHQSDFLPNTFNFDIDSEGSDPSSSLPHTFPGVDTLALHLGHIGLSIDTPVVVYDNHGIYSAPRVWWLLKALGHKNVKILDGGLPAWKAAALPINPGSAVPGHNRFYEPQPEADWFVGAGEVEASLGSATQIVDARSRDRFSGKVPEPRAGVRRGHIPGSYNVPFTELLKNQRFKKVRTLKDAFAQAGVDLSKPIICSCGSGVTACIAGVAALLSGATVVSVYDGSWAEWGANTQYPVEV, encoded by the coding sequence ATGAAAACCGCATTAATTTCAGTGGCTGAATTACAGCAGGCGTTAGTGCAGGAACCGCTGATGATACTTCGTGCATTGATGAAAGATCCGATTAATGGTACCGCTGACAATCATCAATCCGATTTTTTGCCTAATACATTTAATTTTGATATTGATAGTGAAGGAAGCGATCCCTCATCGTCTTTACCTCATACTTTCCCCGGCGTTGACACGCTGGCGCTTCATCTGGGGCACATTGGCTTAAGCATCGATACACCCGTAGTGGTTTACGATAACCACGGTATTTATTCAGCGCCCCGCGTGTGGTGGTTGTTGAAAGCGCTGGGTCATAAAAATGTGAAGATTCTTGATGGCGGTTTACCGGCGTGGAAGGCCGCTGCGTTACCCATTAATCCGGGCTCTGCAGTGCCGGGACACAATCGTTTTTACGAACCTCAGCCTGAAGCTGACTGGTTTGTTGGCGCTGGCGAAGTGGAAGCGTCATTAGGCTCAGCCACACAGATTGTGGATGCGCGTAGTCGTGACAGGTTCAGTGGAAAAGTACCGGAACCGAGGGCTGGCGTTCGTCGAGGGCACATACCGGGTTCGTACAATGTGCCGTTTACGGAATTATTGAAAAATCAGCGGTTTAAAAAGGTGAGGACGCTTAAAGACGCTTTTGCACAAGCGGGCGTGGACTTAAGTAAGCCAATTATCTGCAGTTGTGGTTCGGGTGTTACAGCCTGCATTGCTGGCGTTGCCGCTTTACTGAGCGGCGCGACAGTGGTGAGCGTGTACGATGGTTCATGGGCAGAGTGGGGGGCAAATACGCAATATCCGGTGGAGGTATAA
- a CDS encoding CocE/NonD family hydrolase, producing MRRLQVKIAGQWLLAFAIITLSAFSAAAESQDKRAEYIRSHYAKYEYHIPMRDGKKLFTSVYIPYDSSKKYPMLMQRTPYRVAPYGTSDYKTRLGPSQKFEEKGYIFVFQDVRGKQMSEGEFVNMRPQDAYTRGKDAVDDATDTYDTIDWLVKNVPGNNGKVGMWGISYPGYYTSVSAINSHKALKAISPQAPIADWFFDDFHRNGAFSTPMAFLFFDSFDKPREGVFPFRAKGENELQTPDGYDFFKNLGPHSNVDKKYFKGERPFWNELTQHPNYDDYWQARNVLQHLNDIKPAVMIVGGWYDTEDLYGPLATYQKMSDGNKKKNVQIVMGPWYHGQWIRDKGTNLGEAQFGFETSIWFQDNVLLPFFEQHLRESANDSYNAKATVFETGANRWRTFAQWPPKNTHNETLYFQGEEKLGNSKPMVKEGFSDYVSDPNKPVPHSANISRGWDRPYMAEDQRFTARRPDVLVFNSPEMEEDMTIAGPVEASLWVSTDQSAADFVVKIIDVFPGVDENSNEMDAKTGNRHELVRWGIMRGRFRNSFSAPEPFTPNKPTLVKFELYDLLHNFKRGHKLQIQIQSSIFPFLDRNPQNYVDNIFNATPKDYVRAQHKVYHNTEFPSHIAFDVLSK from the coding sequence ATGCGACGACTTCAAGTTAAAATTGCGGGGCAGTGGCTGCTAGCTTTTGCAATAATTACGCTAAGCGCTTTTAGTGCGGCGGCAGAGAGCCAAGATAAACGGGCCGAATATATCCGCTCACATTATGCTAAATACGAATACCACATTCCCATGCGTGACGGCAAAAAGCTGTTTACCTCAGTGTACATTCCCTACGACAGTTCAAAAAAATACCCGATGTTGATGCAGCGCACGCCTTATCGCGTCGCGCCTTACGGAACTTCGGATTACAAAACCCGCCTGGGGCCAAGCCAAAAGTTTGAGGAAAAAGGCTACATTTTTGTTTTTCAGGACGTGCGTGGAAAGCAAATGTCGGAAGGGGAGTTTGTGAATATGCGTCCCCAGGACGCCTACACACGCGGCAAGGATGCGGTTGATGATGCCACCGACACTTATGACACTATTGATTGGCTGGTGAAAAACGTACCCGGCAACAATGGTAAAGTAGGGATGTGGGGCATTTCCTACCCTGGCTATTACACTTCGGTGTCGGCTATCAACAGCCATAAGGCGCTGAAAGCCATTTCACCGCAGGCGCCCATTGCCGATTGGTTCTTTGATGACTTTCATCGCAATGGCGCATTCTCTACGCCCATGGCTTTTTTATTCTTTGATTCTTTTGATAAACCTCGCGAGGGCGTGTTTCCTTTTCGCGCCAAGGGAGAAAACGAATTGCAGACGCCTGACGGCTATGATTTTTTCAAAAACCTGGGGCCGCATTCTAATGTAGATAAAAAGTACTTTAAGGGTGAACGGCCGTTCTGGAACGAGCTGACGCAGCATCCCAATTACGATGATTATTGGCAGGCACGCAATGTATTACAACACCTGAACGATATTAAACCCGCAGTGATGATTGTGGGCGGCTGGTATGATACCGAAGATCTGTACGGTCCACTTGCTACTTATCAAAAAATGTCTGATGGCAACAAGAAAAAGAATGTCCAAATCGTAATGGGGCCCTGGTACCACGGTCAATGGATTCGGGATAAGGGAACAAACCTGGGTGAGGCACAGTTTGGCTTTGAAACCAGTATCTGGTTTCAGGACAACGTGTTGTTACCTTTCTTTGAGCAACACCTTCGTGAATCTGCCAATGATAGCTATAACGCCAAAGCTACCGTATTTGAAACCGGAGCGAATCGCTGGCGTACCTTTGCACAGTGGCCGCCAAAAAATACCCACAATGAAACCTTATACTTCCAGGGCGAAGAAAAATTAGGTAACAGTAAACCAATGGTCAAAGAAGGGTTTTCTGATTATGTAAGCGATCCTAACAAGCCCGTTCCTCATTCGGCCAATATTAGCCGTGGCTGGGATCGTCCTTATATGGCAGAAGATCAGCGCTTTACCGCGCGTCGCCCAGACGTATTGGTATTTAACTCACCTGAAATGGAAGAAGACATGACCATCGCGGGGCCGGTAGAGGCATCGCTGTGGGTATCTACTGATCAATCGGCTGCTGATTTTGTGGTCAAAATTATTGATGTATTTCCAGGTGTCGATGAAAACTCCAATGAAATGGATGCTAAAACGGGTAATCGTCATGAGTTGGTTCGCTGGGGTATAATGCGTGGTCGGTTCAGAAACAGCTTCAGTGCGCCTGAACCCTTTACCCCAAATAAGCCGACGCTGGTTAAATTTGAGCTGTATGATCTGCTGCATAATTTCAAACGCGGTCATAAGTTGCAGATTCAAATCCAAAGCAGTATTTTTCCGTTTCTGGACAGAAACCCGCAAAATTATGTTGATAACATTTTTAATGCCACGCCTAAAGATTATGTGCGTGCGCAACATAAGGTTTATCATAATACCGAGTTTCCCAGCCACATCGCCTTTGATGTGCTGAGCAAATAA